The region GGCGGTGCGTTCGGCGACGAACTCCGCGAACCCGGGTGCCTCGAAGAACGATCCGTTCGTCGCTGTCCGGGTGGCGCCCGGCGCGACCGCGTTCACCGTGATCCCGCGCACGCCCAGTTCGTTGGCGAGCGTCCGGCTCATCGTCTCGATCGCTCCCTTGGTCATGGCGAAGGAGGTCTGGGTGGTGTTGGCCATCCGGGTGGCGACCGACGAGATCGTGATGATCCGCCCGCCGTCCCTCAGCGCCGGCAGGAGCCTTCGGACCAGGAAGTACGGGGCCTTGACGTTGACCGCGAAGAGGTGGTCGAACTGCTCCGGGGTTGTGTCGTCAATGGATCCTGCCGGTGCCGCGGCCGCGTTGTTGACCAGGATGTCGAATTGCCCGCCGCTGAGACCGGCTTCGAAACCGCGGACGACGGTGTCGACGTCGCCCTCGACGCCGAGTTCGGCCCGGACCAGGAATCCGGTCCCGCCGACGGACTCGACCGCCGCCAGCGTCGACTTCGCGCCGGTCTCGTCGGAGCCGTAGTGCACGGCCACGGCGGCGCCGGCGGTGGCGAGCCGGATGGCGATCGCCTGCCCGATTCCACGCGACGCGCCGGTCACCAGGGCGACGCGGCCGACGAGTTCTCGCCCACGGCCATCGCGGTTAGTCTCTGTCATGATGGTAGTGTCTACCACATGAGCGAAATCGGATCCACCCTCCGGGATCGCCGCCGAGCGGAGACCCAACGCACGATCCAGATCCAGGCGGTACGACTGTTCATCGAGCACGGTTATCAATCGGTCACCGTGAACCAGGTCGCCGAGGCCGCGGGCGTCTCGCCGATGACGCTGTACCGGCACTTCGCCACGAAGGAGGACCTGGTCCTCGTCGACCAGATCGACCGACTCATCGCCGAGCGGATCGCCGCTGGACCTCCTGACGGTTCCCCGGTCCAGCGGATCGGCCGGGCCCTGATCGAGACCGCGGCCGCGATCACCGGTTCCCCGGATGGCGCCAACGAGCTACTGCTCGACCGCCTCAAGTTGATGATCAGCACGCCAGCCCTCCGGGCAAGGCATCTGGACAGCCAATACGCCATGCAGCAGGCCATTGTCGACGCCCTGTGCGGTGAAAACGCCGACGCCGAGACCGAGTTCCGGGTCCGGGCCTCGTCCGGCGCCTGCCTCGCCGCACTGCACGTCGCGCTGACCCGCTGGGCCGGTGAGGACGGCCGGCCCGACCTCCCCGATCTGATCGCCACAGCGCTTTCCGCCGCCCTCGACGGGCAGGCCGACCGGTAGGAGACGGTCGACAAAGCCGCGCCCGCCGGCCCGACCGCGTACTAGCGGTAGTAGCCGTCGACCGGGATGCGCGCCTCGTCGGGCAGGGACGGACCTTCGTGCGGCACGACCGGGAACCCGCCGGACGGCTTCAGGGCCAGGAGTTGCTCGGTGGACAGCGCGTACACGACACGGCCGAGCCCGGAGCGTTCGATGGCACCGGTGCACATGTTGCACGGCTGGCAGCTGGTGTACATGGTCGTGCCCGCCGCCGTGTCGGCCGCGAGTTCTCGGCCCGCCCACCTGGCCGCGACGGTGGCCGCGGGTGCGGCGCTGGGCGCGGTCCTGCTCGGCCAGGTGGCCCTCGTCGGCCCGGCGGCCGCAGTGCCCGGCCTGCTGCTCAGGACGACGTTCGGACCGAGCGACAGCGTCGCCAAGACGCAGAGGGCGATCTGCCCGTCGGGCACCAGGGTCATCGGCGGCGGCGGTGCGGTCACCGGATCGGGGCCCGGACAGGTCGGTCTGGACATCATGCTGCCGCTGGCCGACGCCAACCTCTACTCGGTGACCGGCCGCGAGGACGCCAACGGCGTCGCCGGCAACTGGGCGGTCACCGCCAGCGCGCTCTGTGCCCCACCGCCCGCCGGCCTTGAGGTGATCAACGGTCAGTCGGCGATCAACTCCGTCAACCCGAAGTTCCTGGAGCTGTCCTGCCCGGCGGGCAAGCGGGTGCACGGGGTGGGCGGTGAGATTGTCGGCGGCAACGGTCAGGTACGCCTGACCGAGATGCGGGCCACCTCGTTGACGACGGTGACCGTCCGCGCCGCCGAGGACGAGGACGGCTTCGGCAGCGACTGGAAGGTCCGCGCGTACGCCGTCTGCGCGGCCTGACCGACCAGCCGTACCCGTGGTCCCGCGTCGATTCGTCGGCGCGGGACCACGGCTGTTGCGCTCCACCCATCCGGCGCCCCTGGCGGCCTCGTCACGCCACCGGCCGCCACGACGTCAGCCCGTCGGTTGCTCCTGGAGCCACAGTCCGATGCGCACCGCCTCCACGGTCAGGTCCAGCAGTTCCTGCCGTTGCTCGCTGCCGCCGGGGACTCGGCGCAGCAGTTCGGCGCGTACCCGTGACAGCGCGCCCTCGGCGAGCGGCTGCACCGCCGTCACCGCGTCGGCGAGAACCCGCAACGCGTCGGTGAGCGGCGTCTCGGGCCGGCTCGCCGCCCTGGCCGCGAGCACCGCCCGTACGCCGAACACCGCGAACGCGCCGTCCGGCCGCCGGATCAGCACGCCGCTGTTGGTGAGCGCGTGCATCAGATCCGGATTGGTACGCAGCACGCTGCTGATCGTCGCCGCCGGCAGGATGAACTGCCCGAGTACCAGGTCGGGGTCGAGCAGGGCCCGGATCGCCTCCAGGGGAAGGCCCTGGCCCTGCAACTGGGCGACGTTGCGCATGCGGGTCAGATGCGACCGGTCGTAATACGGGGTACGGCCGATCCGGGCCGGCGGCTGTAACAGTCCTCTCGTGTGGTACGAGCGGATCGTGCGTGGAGTGAGACAGACCTCGGCCGCGAAACGATCAATAGTCATCAACTCTGGTCACTACCTTCGATCATCGTCGCGGTGATTCCGGAGCCCCGGGCGGAAGCACCACAGACAGTTGTCACAGTCGCACCACCCCCTCACGGCCAAGCCCGAGAGGGAAAGCAGAAGGATTCACGGAGGAGACGAACGCCGCTGCCACACTTCGGCGAGAGTGAGCTGTCAGCTGATCTCACCCGTCCGAGCGCATCCGCCCGGAGCAGTTGCGGCGAGGCATTTCGTGGATATTTCTCCATCCTCCCTGAATCCAGATTGTGACAGTGTCGCGATAAGCAGAACATAAGGTGTCCATCAATGCGTTGGCCACCCGCGCACACCCGACGCCGCCGCCCTCCGGACGCCCGAGCGACCCTGCGCCGTTTTGCGACACAGCAGGCAGTTAGCGCGTTTTACCATGGTGTCCGCACTTTACGGGCGAGTGGCCGACACATTGGCGACGCCGATCGAGACGCTCGATCGCAGCGACCCGCCCGTAGTCAATTTGGTCCGACATCAATTTGTACCAAGTTGACCGTTCTTGCCGCCCGCGCTCCGCCCACTAATGGAAGCCGCCCACATCGATCACGATTAGGGCAAGCCAGGCCCCCTGTCACCGCCCACGAATCAGCCTCCCGTACACCGATGGGCGTCGGCCGTGCGACGCATATCCGACGGCAATCGGATTGACAAAAACCGCACTGACCGTTCGTCGTATCCGCAAAGGACGATCAGGGGAGCCCGAAAAAGGATGAATATTCAGCACTATCCATGTCTCGTGGAAGGAAACGCTTCCGTTTATATGAGCGATCCCACGAACTGCCGATCCTTATTGGTGTCCGCGAAATCCAAGACTTCAGGGAGGTCCCAGGATGAACGTTTCCGCAACTTCCGGGCAAAAGGGGAGAGGCTTCCGCACTCTCCTGCTACAGGGGACGCTGGCCGTGGCCATGCTCTTCGCGGCCGCGATGATCGCCAGCCCCGCTCAGGCGGGGGTGGACGGCACCCACAAGGTCGCCCCGACGTCCGGCACCCAGGCCGGCGTCGCCGCGCCGGCAGCCACGCCGAACGGCGCCACGGTCCTCGGTAAGGACTCGGTCGTCAAGCCGAACTGGGCGTACAGCTACACCCTGTACTACACGCCGCCGAACTTCGTCGAGGCGTACATCACGGTCACCTCGGGTTACGTCCTCTTCGGCGTGTTCTGTGACGGCTACGGCTGGGTCTATGTCGGCTGGCTCCCCGTGGGCAGTTGGTACGCCTGGGTGAACTGTGGAAGCTACACGGCGACCCAGTACCAGTTCATCGGGTCCGACTGAACCACGCGGACGGGTCACTGACCCGCAGACAGGGTGCGGCTCCCCGGATACCGGGGAGCCGCACCTGCGCGGGTACCCCGGGGACGGCCCGCCCGACGGGACCCGGACGACGGCGCGCCGCCCACCGGTTCAGCTCGTGGCCAGCGCCTCGGTCGGCGCCAGCCAGGCGGCGCGCACCGCCGGGTAGACCCCGGCGAGCACGCCGGTGACGATCGCTATCCCGATGCCACCGAGCAGTGCCTGCGGCGGCAGCACGGCGGGCCACCGTTCGTGCACCGCGTACCCGGCCGTGACCGCCGTGCCGAACAGCAGGCCGAGCCCGCCACCGATGCCGGTGAGCAGCACCGACTCCGCCAGGAACTGCCCGGCGACATGCCGGCGACTGGCCCCGAGCGCCCGGCGCAGGCCGATCTCCCGACGGCGCTCCAACACCGAAATGATCATCGTGTTGGCCACCCCGATCCCGCCGACCAGCAACGCGACCGCCCCGAGCCCGAGGAACAGCGAGGAGTACGCCCGTTCGACCAGCCGTTGCGCGGCCAGCGCGTCGGACGGCCGGGAGACGAGTACCTCGTCCGGGCGCTGCGGGTTGGCGGTACGCCCCAGCACCGCCCGCACGTCGTCGACGGCCGCGTCGTCGGTCCGTACGAAGATCTTCTCGGGCAGGCCGTCGAAGCCGAGATAGCTCTGCGCCGCCGGCCAGCCGACGAGGACCGAGTTGTCGATCTCCGGGGCCAGTGGCAGGGAGGCGAGCACCCCGATCGTGGTGAACCAGCGGTCACCGATCCAGACCGGCGGCGCGGGCTGGCCCGGACGTGGCTCGATACCGAGCAGTTCGCTGGCCCGGGAGCCGAGCACCACGACCGGATACCGCTCGGTCGCGGCGTCCAGGAACACACCGGCGCGCGTCGTCGTCTCCAGCACGGACAGCAGATCCAGCCGGGCGGCGGCGACCGCCAGTCCGTTGGTTTCCCGTTCCGGCACCCGATCGGAGCGCCGTACGGTCGCCGAGGTGTAACCGACCGCGCTGGCGCCGCGTACCGGGGCGATGTGGCTGATCATCAGGACGGACTCCGGCGGCAGCGTGGCCGGCTGTCTGGTGACCACGTCCTGCCCCGGCGTGACGGTGAGCAGGTTCGGCCCGAGCGCCGCCAACCCGGCCCGCACCGCCGCCTGGTTCGACGCCGGGATGCCGATCACCGCGATCAGGGCGGCGATGCCGATGGCGATGCCCAGCGCCGCCAGCACGGTCCGGGCCGGACGGGCCCGGATCCCGACCGTGCCGAGCCGGAGCAGGTCGGCCAGGGGCAGCCGGGTACCCGGTGGAAGTTCGACGCTCATCCGGACTCCTCGCGATAGACCACCCGATCGGCGCGGATCTCGCCGTCCAACATTTCCACCCGACGGGGCAACCGCCCGGCGATGGCCGGGTCGTGCGTGATCACCACGATCGTGGTGCCCTCGCCGTTGAGTTCCCGCAGCAGCCCGAGCACCTCGCCGCCGACGGCGGAGTCCAGGTTTCCGGTCGGCTCGTCGGCCAGCACGATGCTGGGACGGTTGACCACGGCCCGGGCGATGGCGACCCGCTGCCGCTCCCCGCCGGAGAGTTCGGTCGGCAGATGGTCGGCCCGGTGCGACAGCCCGACCCGGTCCAGGGCCTCGTCCGCCCGTGCCCGCCGGTGCCGGGCCGGCACCCCCCGGTACACCTGCGCGGCCATCAGGTTCTCCCGCGCGGTCAGCCCGTCGGTCAGGTGGAATGCCTGGAAGACGAACCCGATCCAGGAGGCCCGCACCGCCGAGAGCCGACGGTCGCCCAGCCGGTCGGTCTCGTGGCCGTTGATCCGTACGGTGCCGGAGGTGGCCCGGTCGAGCGTGCCCATCAGGTGCAGCATGGTCGACTTGCCGGAACCGGACGGACCGACGACGGCGAGCATCTCGCCCGGATACACGCGCAGGTTCGCGTGCCGCAACGCGTGGATGCCGCCCGGGTAGGTCTTCGAGACGTCCGCCAGTTCCATCACCGGCGTCATCCGGCACTCACCACCCGTACGCCCTCGGTCAGCCCGGCGCCGGACACCTCGACCAGGCCGTCGGCGAACAGGCCGAGTTCCACCGCGAGGTACCGCTGGTCACCGTCGGCGGCCTCGATCCCGTACCCGCCCTCGCGCAGCGCGAGCAGGGCCTGGACCGGTACGGCCAGCACGTCGTCGCGGCGGGCGCCGGTGAACCGTACGGTCACCGGGCCGGCGTCGATGCCGCCGGCCACCGCCGCGTCGTCGAAGGTGGCCGTCACCGCCAGCTTCGGCTGCTTGTCGTCCTCGCCGTTGGCGGTGCCGACCGAGGCGACGGTAACCGTGGCGGACCGCCCGCCGGGCAGGTCGACGGCGGCCTTCGCCCCGGGTCGGGCGAACCCGCGCTGGGATTCGTCCAGCTCGACCCGGACCAGCCGCCCGACGCCGGTGACCGCGAGCACCGGCCCCTGGGCGGAGCCGCCGAGTTGCCCGGTGACCTCGTCGACCCGTACGTCGGCGGGCAGGACCACGACGTCGCCGACGTCGATCCGGCCGGTCTCCGGCAGCTTCGACGCCCGCTGCCAGCGCTTGATCGCCCGGCCGGTGCTGGCCCGGAAGGTGCTGTCCAGCTTGCCCACGTCGTAGCCGAGGGCGTGCAGGTTCCGCTTGAGGATGAGCACGTCCGGCCCGGCGGTCACGCCGGGACCGAGGGAGCGGTACATCGGGGTGTCGCCGATGATCATCGCAACCATCCTGGCGTCCACCGAGTAGAGCCGGCCGCCCCGCTCGACCACCGTCCCCGGCCGGGGCAGCCAGGTGAGGGTGCCGGCCCTGCGGCCGGCCACCGGGCTGGGCTCGCCGTAGCCGACGGTACCGCTCGCCGCTATGCGTTCGACCAGGTCCGTCCGGGCGACGATGGCGGTCGTCCGGGGCGCGCTGTCGCGCACCGGGTCGACCGGCACCCGTTGCAGCCGACTGAACGCCACCACACCCCCGGTGCTGAGGACGACCACGGTGACGACACCACCGAGCAGCCACCGTTGCCGTCGGCGCCGCACCCGTGCCGGCCCCGTGGGGTACGCCGGCCCCGCCGCACCGGACGGCCCGGCCGCAGCCGTGGTGGACGGCTCGCTCACGACCCGGTGCCCGGGGTGTTCCCGCCGTAACCGGCCTCCCGCTGACACTCGCGCAGCTTGGCCAGTACGGTCGGATCGTTGAGGTTGAGCCCCGGCGGGATCGCCCGCGCCCCGTTGCCGGCGCCGCTGTGCGGGTCGGGGTCGGGGTAGTCGACGCCGGCCGCGCGCATGCACTTCGCGAGGATTCGTTCCTGCTCCAGCACCTCGGGGCGCAGCGGTTGCGGGTCGCCGCCGTTGGGCAGGTGCTGGCGGCACTGCTCCAGCGCGGCCAGTCGGCGCTGTCGCTGGTCCGGCGACTCGGTTTCGTCGACCTCGTTGGACAGCGGACCGGTGTTGCCGTCCAGGGAACGGGGTTCCGATTCCGCACCGAGATCGACCCCGTTGTCCTTCATGCACTCGGTGAAGTCGTCCCGCTCGGCGGCCGGGGCCAATGTCGGTGTGGCCGAACCGGATACCGAGGCCACCTCACGATCGGACCGGTCGGAACCCTCGCGGGAACAACCGCCGGTCAACAGGACCACCGTCAGCAGGACGGGTAACATCCATTGTCGTCGCATGATTTCTCCTAGTCAGGAGGATGTCGATTGTCACCGACAGGTCTACTCGCCGACTGATATGGGTGGCGTAAGCGATATTGCTTATCTCCTACTTACGACTGTTTCATGCACAATGGAGAGCGCAAACGGAGATAGGAGTTGAATGCGCGTACTGATCGTGGAGGACGAGACGGTGCTCGCCGAGGCGACCGCGGAAGGGCTGCGCCAACAGGCGATGGCGGTGGACACCTGCGGGGACGGCGCGGTCGCCCTGGAGCTGATCAGCGTCAACCGGTACGACGTGGTCGTCCTCGACCGGGACCTGCCCGTCGTCCACGGGGACGACGTCTGCCAGGCGATCGTCGCCGCCGGCGGCGAAACCAGGGTGATCATGCTGACCGCCTCGGTCGAGCTGGACGACCGGGTGTACGGACTCAACATCGGCGCGGACGACTACCTGACCAAGCCATTCGCACTCGCCGAACTCATCGCCCGGGTCCAGGCACTCGGTAGACGCGCACGACCCGCACTCCCCCCGGTGCTCCGCCGGGCCGGTATCGAACTCGACGTACCCCGGCACCAGGTGTTCCGGGACGGCCGGTTCGTCGCGCTATCCCGGAAGGAGTTCGCCGTCCTGGAAGTGCTGATGCGGGCCGAGGGAGCCGCGGTCAGCGCCGAGGAACTATTGGAGAAGGCATGGGACGAGCACATCGATCCGTTCACCAACGCGGTCCGGGTGACGATAATGACGCTGCGCAAGAAACTCGGCTCCCCGTCGGTGATCGAGACACTGGCCGGCGTCGGCTACCGGCTGGGCGGCTAGCCCTGCCGCTGTCGCTGTCCCGTCGGCTCACCTTCAAGGGACACCTGGCCCTGCTCTGCGGCGGGATGTTCGTCCTCAGCGCGACCGTCCTGCTCGCGATCAACTACCTCCTGGTCCGCGCCGCCCTCCCACCGGCCGTGGCCGAGGGCGCCGAAACCGGCCACAGCGGTCCGACCTCGATCGTCCGGCCGATCGAGGCCGACACCGTCGCCGAGTACCGGATCGACGTACTGAACACGCTGCTCGCCCAGTCCAGCGTCACGCTGTCCATCACGCTCCTGCTGGCGCTGCTGGTGGGCTGGATCGTGGCCAGCCGGATGCTCCGGCCGGTACGGGCGATGGCCGCCACCGCGCGGCGGCTCAGCGCCGACAACCTCGACCAGCGGATCCGGATGCAGGGTCCCCGGGACGAGCTGACCGACCTCGCCGACACCTTCGACAAGATGCTCGACCGGCTCTCGGCCTCGTTCGACAGCCAGCGCCGCTTCGTCGCCAACGCCTCGCACGAACTGCGTACGCCGCTGGCGGCGCAACGCACGCTGGTCGAGGTCGCCCTGGGCCGGGACACCAGCGATCCGTCGGTACGCGACCTGTGCGGGCGCCTGCTCGCCATGAACGTACGGATCGAGTCGATGATCGAGGGGCTGCTCGTACTCGCCCGCAGTGACCGGGGCCTGGACGTCCAGGAGCCGGTCCGCCTCGACCAGGTGGCGGCCTCGGTGATCGACGCGCAACGCGGTCCGGCCGCCCGCGCCGGGCTGCGCATCCACAGCGAGTTGACACCGCAACTGGTCGACGGGGAACGGGTGCTGCTGGAGCGGCTGGTGAACAACCTGGTCGACAACGCGATCAAGTACAACCACCCGGGCGGCCAGGTCTGGCTGCGGGTGGGCGGCGGTACGGCACTGCGGGTCGGCAACACCGGCCCGACGGTGCCGGTCACCTCCACCTCCGAGCTGTTCGAACCGTTCCGGCAGCTCCGCCGCGGCCGGGACGGCTCCGGGCACGGGGTCGGTCTGGGGCTGTCGATCGTCGCCTCGATCGCCTCGGCGCACCGGGGCTCGGTACACGCCGACCCACGCGACGGCGGCGGCCTCGACGTCGTCGTCCGGCTGCCGCGCTCCGCGTCGGCGTCCTTCCTGCACCCTGAGGACGGACGAAGGACGTCGTCGGGCACACGGGCCCAACCCTGACCCCGGCCGGGTGGCCGCCGCGAGTGCTCAGGCGCCGGGCAGCGGGCGGTCCGGGTGCTCGCAGGCGTCGGCGAGCAGGTCGACGTAGCTGGCCACCCAGGCGCGAGCGGTTCCGTCGGTGAGCCGGTCCAACGGGTACTCCAGATAGCCGTCGAGTCGGTCCGGGCCGGGTACCAGACCGAACATCAGCGCACCCCGCTCGGCGTCGGTCGGCACGTCGTGCACCCGTACGGCCAGGTCGGGCAGGTCGAGCCGCATGTCCAGGGTGTTCTGGAACGCGAAGCTCACCATCACCCCGGCCGGCATCGCGCCGCCCGCCGGCCCGAGGAACTGCCGGTAGATCCAGGCGGTGGGCAGCAGGTTGTCGATCCCGGCGAAGAGGCCGGCGGCGGTCTGGTCGACGAGGTCGGCGAACGTCGCGGCGGCGGCCGTACGGATCCGCAGCGGCAGCGCCGTGGTCATCACGGCGACCGCCTCCTCGTACGCCCGGGGTGAGCGGTTCGCGTGTGGCACCGACAGCGTCACGTCGGGCTGTCCGCTGAGCCGGGCCAGCAGGACCGCCATCGCGGCGGCGGTCACCGCGTTCACGGTGGCGCCGCGCGCCCGGGCGAGCGCTTCGGCGGCCAGCCGGGCCCGGTCCGGGATCTCGAACCGGTGGGTGGCGGCGCGTCCGCTGGCCCGGTCCGGGGCGGGGCCGTCGAACGGCAGGTCCAGGGTGAGCGGCCCGTCGCCGAGGTGCTCGGCCCAGTGGGCGAGCCGGCGGCGTCGGGTCGGCTCGTCCCACTGCTCCCGCTGCCAGCGGGCGTATCCGGTGCACTGCGCGGCGGGCGGGCCGAGGTCGGCCACACCCCCGGTGAGCGCGCTGCGGTAGCCGGCGGCCAGGTCGCGCAGCAGGACCGAGATGGCCCAGCCGTCGCAGGCGACGTGGTGCACGACCAGGACCAGCCAGGACTCACCCGGATCGAGGCGGATCAGGGCGTACCGCAGTGGCGCCTCGGCGGCCAGCGTGAACGCCGGCTCCACCACCGCCCGGCAGGCGGCCTCGGCCCGTACCCGCGCCTGGTCGGGCGGGAGTGCGGTCAGGTCGACAACCGGCAGCGGGACCGGCCGATGGGCGATGATCCGCTGGATCCGGGTGTCGCCGTCGCGCCCGAGCCGGGCCCGGAGCGCGTGGTGCCGGGCGACCAGCCCGTCGACGGCGGCGTCGAGCGCGGCGACGTCGAGTACGCCGACCAGTTCCAGCCGCAGCCCGACGTTCCAGCCGCTGGAGTTCCCGGTCCGCTCGACGTTCTCGATCATCCGGTCCTGCTGGGCCGAGAGCGGCGCCCGCGTCACCTCACGCTCGTCGGCCGGTCCGGCCAGCCAGCGCAGAAGCTCACCCTTGTACGACCGCAGCGCCGCCACCAGCTCCGGCGTCATCACCGCCGCCGGGGCGTCGTAGCGCAGTGTGCCGTCGACGCCGGTGAGTCGTACGTCGCGGACGGCGAGGTACTCCAGGACCTCCTCGAAGGTCACAGCGTGCCCCGTATCCGTCCGGCGTGACCGTTGATCGCGGGTGTGGCGTGCTCGCGCAGCCGGCCGACCATGGCGGAGACGGTAGGGGCGCGGAAGAAGTCGAGCGCCGGGTACTCGACGCCGGTCGCCTCGCGTACCCGGTTGAGCAGGCGCAGGGCGTTGATCGAGTGCCCGCCGAGGGTGAAGAAGGAGGACGCGTCCCCGATCTGCTCCGGTGCCCGGTCGAGTTCGGCGGCCCAGAGCGCCCGTACCGTTTCCCCGATGTCGTCGGTGACCTCGGCGACCGGCGGCGGCGGAGGCGGCACGGGCGCGGGCAGCGGCGGCGCCGGGCGCGGCGGCGGCACCGGCAGGGTGGGGGTGGGCAGGCCGGTACGGATCGTCGGCTCCGGCAGGCCGGCCCGGTCGAACTTGTTGTTGCCGGTCTGCGGCAGCACCGGCAGCAGCGCCCACACCCGGGGGATGAGCACGTCGGGCAGCTCGCGGGCCATCGCCGTCACCAGCCGGTCGGCGATCCCGTCGTGCGGTACGCCCGGCGCGGGCACCACGTACCCGGCCAGGTACACGTCCCCGTTGTGGTCCCGACGGGCCACCACTATGCCGTCGGCGACCAGGTCCAGTCCGCGCAGTACGGCCGACGCCTCCCCCGGCTCGACCCGGTTGCCCCGGATCTTGACCTGGTCGTCGGCCCGCCCGAGGAACACGAGCACCCCGTCGGTGGTCCACCGGACCAGGTCGCCGCTGCGGTAGAAGCGGGCACCGGGTCCGCCGCCCGGATCGTCCACGAACCGTTGCGCGGTCAGCTCGGGCCGGTTCAGGTACCCGCGCCCCACCCCGGCCCCGCCGATGAACAGCTCCCCCACCGCACCGAGCGGAGCCAGGTTGCCCCGCTGGTCGCGTACCTCGACGTGGATGTTGTCCAGCGGGCGGCCGATCGGGATCGGGCCGGCGGATGCCTTCGACGCGTCGGCCACCACGTCCACCACCACGACGACCGTGGTCTCGGTCGGCCCGTAGATGTTGTGCAGCACGTACGGCAGGTCGGGGTGCGGGCGTACCCGGAGCTGCTGGCCGCCGACGGCCAGGTGGCGCAGGCGTGGCTGGGCCACGACGGGCAGCGAGAGCAGCCCCTCGCCGATCGGCGTGGGCAGCATCGCGATGGTCACCCCGGCGGTACGCATCCAGCGGGCGAGCGCCATCGAGTCCAGGCGCACGGCGTCGTCGGCGATCGTCAGGCTGGCGCCGGCCATGAGGATCGGCCAGATCTCCAGCATGGAGGCGTCGAAACTCTGCCCGCAGACGGCGGCGCCGCGATCGGCGGCGGTCAGCTCCAGCTTGTCGTGGTACCACCGGCACAGGTTCAGCACGCTGCGGTGGGTGATGACCGTCCCCTTCGGCCGGCCCGTCGAACCGGACGTGTAGATCACGTAACACGGCGCGTCCGGGTCGTCCGCCACCCGCGTCAGGGCGCCGCGCACGGTGGCCTCGTCCACCTCCACGTCGAGGTAGACCGGGCGGACGCCGTCGGGCAGGTCCGGCGGCTCGTTGCCCTCGGTGGTCAGCACCACCCGGGCACCGCTGTCCGAGATCATGAAGTGCACCTGCCGGTCGTTGAGCAACGGATCCAGCGGCAGGTAGGCCGCGCCCGTACGCAGCACCGCCAGCGTGGCCACGACGAACTCCGGCGACCGGGGCAGCCACAGCGCCACGATCTCACCGGCCCCGACGCCCAGCGTGGCCAACCGGTCGGCGAGCACCGAGGCCCGCTCGTCGAGCTGCCGGTAGGTCAGCACGCTGCCGCCGCCGATCAGCGCCACGCTCTGCGATGTCCGGTGCGCCCACTGCCGTACCGCGTCGTGCAGGCAGCCCGACGGCAGCTCGCGGCGCCGGCCGGTGCCCCAGCGG is a window of Micromonospora sp. NBC_01699 DNA encoding:
- a CDS encoding condensation domain-containing protein, encoding MTFEEVLEYLAVRDVRLTGVDGTLRYDAPAAVMTPELVAALRSYKGELLRWLAGPADEREVTRAPLSAQQDRMIENVERTGNSSGWNVGLRLELVGVLDVAALDAAVDGLVARHHALRARLGRDGDTRIQRIIAHRPVPLPVVDLTALPPDQARVRAEAACRAVVEPAFTLAAEAPLRYALIRLDPGESWLVLVVHHVACDGWAISVLLRDLAAGYRSALTGGVADLGPPAAQCTGYARWQREQWDEPTRRRRLAHWAEHLGDGPLTLDLPFDGPAPDRASGRAATHRFEIPDRARLAAEALARARGATVNAVTAAAMAVLLARLSGQPDVTLSVPHANRSPRAYEEAVAVMTTALPLRIRTAAAATFADLVDQTAAGLFAGIDNLLPTAWIYRQFLGPAGGAMPAGVMVSFAFQNTLDMRLDLPDLAVRVHDVPTDAERGALMFGLVPGPDRLDGYLEYPLDRLTDGTARAWVASYVDLLADACEHPDRPLPGA
- a CDS encoding sensor histidine kinase, with the protein product MFVLSATVLLAINYLLVRAALPPAVAEGAETGHSGPTSIVRPIEADTVAEYRIDVLNTLLAQSSVTLSITLLLALLVGWIVASRMLRPVRAMAATARRLSADNLDQRIRMQGPRDELTDLADTFDKMLDRLSASFDSQRRFVANASHELRTPLAAQRTLVEVALGRDTSDPSVRDLCGRLLAMNVRIESMIEGLLVLARSDRGLDVQEPVRLDQVAASVIDAQRGPAARAGLRIHSELTPQLVDGERVLLERLVNNLVDNAIKYNHPGGQVWLRVGGGTALRVGNTGPTVPVTSTSELFEPFRQLRRGRDGSGHGVGLGLSIVASIASAHRGSVHADPRDGGGLDVVVRLPRSASASFLHPEDGRRTSSGTRAQP